Proteins from a genomic interval of Candidatus Zixiibacteriota bacterium:
- a CDS encoding class I SAM-dependent methyltransferase, with the protein MSRFKPYTRFARVYDLMGGDRFSTRMVEYTHRLLKKFRYHPKEVLDLCCGTGTAALLFAESGFAMTGLDRSEDMLKEARHKAAARKLPLNLVHQALPNFAIKEKRGKILKKFHLVTCFYDSLNYILEEKELAETFGNVNLHLKPDGLFIFDMNTPRALKFLWGAKVYAGCHSGIAWIWQSIYYDRAKTADLRATFFLQRGKRWEMFEEIHTEKAYNNSTIKQLLYRSGFEILEFYDCFKFHKPGSKSFRIAVVAQKKREMK; encoded by the coding sequence ATGTCACGTTTTAAACCATACACCCGCTTTGCCAGAGTCTATGACCTGATGGGAGGCGACCGTTTCTCCACCCGGATGGTGGAATATACGCACCGGCTGCTCAAAAAATTCCGGTATCACCCCAAAGAGGTTCTCGACCTCTGCTGCGGCACCGGCACGGCCGCTCTTCTCTTTGCCGAAAGCGGCTTTGCGATGACCGGCTTGGATCGTTCCGAAGATATGCTCAAGGAGGCCCGGCATAAAGCCGCCGCCAGGAAATTGCCGCTCAATCTGGTGCATCAGGCATTGCCCAATTTTGCCATAAAAGAGAAGCGCGGGAAAATCCTTAAAAAATTCCATTTGGTCACCTGTTTCTACGACAGCCTTAATTACATTCTGGAGGAAAAAGAGCTTGCCGAGACTTTCGGCAATGTCAACCTTCACCTGAAACCGGATGGTCTTTTCATATTCGATATGAACACCCCCCGAGCGCTGAAATTTCTCTGGGGTGCGAAAGTCTATGCCGGCTGCCACAGCGGGATCGCCTGGATATGGCAGTCAATATACTATGACCGGGCCAAGACCGCCGATCTTCGGGCGACATTCTTTCTGCAGCGTGGCAAACGTTGGGAGATGTTTGAGGAAATTCACACCGAAAAAGCTTACAATAATAGCACCATAAAGCAGCTTTTGTACCGTTCGGGATTTGAGATTCTGGAATTTTACGACTGCTTCAAATTTCACAAACCGGGAAGCAAGTCATTCCGCATCGCGGTCGTGGCACAAAAGAAAAGAGAGATGAAATAG
- a CDS encoding SPFH/Band 7/PHB domain protein, translating to MQQYVFIGFVIILAFILGGMSIRIIRPYEKGLVERLGRYQRTLDSGLNLIMPFFDVVLKVDMREVVLDVPSQMVITKDNVNVEVDCIIYCQVTDPVRARYEISNYIMAATKLAQTNLRNIIGEMELDQSLTSRDTINTQLRDVLDTATDKWGMKVNRVEIQRIDPPADITEAMSRQMKAERDKRAAILEAEGVRQSSITRAEGSKQAAILEAEGYAEAVKKKADAEKYRQVAVAEGEAQAISNVFNAIHAGKPNKELITLKYLEMLPKFSEGTANKIFIPYEASGIISALSAMVEGIKGESTPPPPAPKA from the coding sequence ATGCAGCAGTATGTATTCATAGGGTTCGTCATTATCCTGGCGTTCATATTGGGCGGAATGTCGATCCGTATCATCCGCCCCTACGAGAAAGGGCTGGTCGAAAGACTGGGGCGTTACCAGCGGACACTTGATTCCGGATTGAATCTGATCATGCCGTTTTTCGATGTTGTCCTTAAGGTCGATATGCGTGAGGTCGTGCTTGATGTTCCCTCGCAGATGGTGATCACCAAGGATAACGTGAATGTGGAGGTGGACTGTATTATCTACTGCCAGGTGACCGATCCGGTGCGGGCACGGTATGAAATATCGAATTACATCATGGCGGCCACCAAGCTGGCCCAGACCAACCTTCGTAATATCATCGGTGAAATGGAGCTTGACCAGTCGCTCACCTCGCGCGATACAATCAATACCCAGTTGCGCGATGTGCTCGATACCGCCACCGACAAATGGGGCATGAAAGTCAACCGGGTGGAAATCCAGCGGATCGACCCGCCGGCCGATATCACCGAGGCGATGAGCCGCCAGATGAAAGCCGAACGTGACAAGCGCGCCGCGATTCTCGAAGCGGAGGGGGTTCGGCAATCCTCGATTACCAGGGCCGAGGGAAGCAAGCAGGCGGCCATTCTGGAAGCCGAGGGGTATGCTGAGGCGGTTAAGAAAAAAGCCGATGCCGAGAAATACCGGCAGGTGGCGGTAGCCGAGGGTGAGGCGCAGGCGATTTCCAACGTTTTCAACGCCATTCATGCCGGGAAACCGAATAAAGAATTGATCACACTCAAATATCTGGAGATGCTTCCGAAGTTCTCCGAAGGGACGGCCAACAAGATATTTATTCCCTACGAGGCGAGCGGGATAATCAGCGCCCTTTCGGCGATGGTGGAAGGAATAAAGGGCGAGAGCACGCCGCCCCCGCCGGCGCCCAAGGCGTAA
- a CDS encoding DUF302 domain-containing protein, with amino-acid sequence MKEIAYQVESGKSFEELTELLEKTSPARGFRVLAVHDTQATLAEKGFQIEPLKIFEVCNASFAYKALGKNIDAALFMPCKIVVRSGKGKTVMTLAKPSMIAEMLPGSGLEEMANEVEYQLIAIMNEVK; translated from the coding sequence ATGAAAGAAATTGCCTATCAGGTAGAATCAGGAAAATCGTTCGAGGAGCTGACTGAACTTCTCGAGAAAACTTCGCCTGCGCGCGGTTTTCGGGTGCTGGCGGTGCATGACACTCAGGCGACATTGGCCGAAAAAGGCTTCCAGATCGAGCCGCTCAAGATCTTCGAGGTCTGCAATGCCTCGTTCGCTTATAAGGCACTGGGCAAGAATATCGATGCGGCCCTATTCATGCCATGCAAAATCGTCGTTCGCTCCGGGAAAGGGAAAACCGTCATGACCCTGGCGAAACCCTCGATGATTGCCGAGATGCTCCCCGGATCCGGACTGGAGGAGATGGCCAACGAGGTGGAATATCAATTGATTGCGATCATGAATGAAGTTAAATAA
- a CDS encoding zinc ribbon domain-containing protein has product MPIFEYKCNNCDNRFEQLVYRSSDKIACPVCNSEAVEKYVSTFASNAFVGHSASCNSGSCSKKSSFG; this is encoded by the coding sequence ATGCCGATCTTTGAATATAAATGTAACAACTGCGATAACCGCTTTGAACAACTGGTCTATCGGTCGAGCGATAAGATCGCCTGCCCCGTCTGCAATTCCGAGGCGGTGGAGAAATATGTCTCTACTTTCGCCTCGAATGCTTTCGTTGGCCATTCGGCTTCCTGCAACAGCGGCTCTTGCAGCAAGAAAAGCAGCTTTGGCTGA
- a CDS encoding thioredoxin domain-containing protein: MSESNPVETVKYTNHLINESSPYLLAHAHNPVNWYPWSKEALEKAKREDKPIFLSIGYAACHWCHVMEEESFADGEVAGILNENYVAIKVDREQRPDLDQIYMSATMAMTGSGGWPMSIFLTADLRPFFAGTYFPPDDRNGRPGFKYILTELAKGYKAERTHIEEMASRIVEALQSSHSSSDEKALLGKKNIESAVRALMNDYDPVLGGFGHAPKFPHPVKLAFMLRQYAASRDSFLLTAAEKTLQAMARGGIYDQLGGGFHRYSTDGRWLVPHFEKMLYDNALLASTYGDAYLITGKEMYRQVASETLDFILREMTGPSGAFYSSLDADSEGEEGKFYLWKKGEIDSILGDKAALFCKYYNITADGNFEGKTNILNLDSASEQYRERTGLALEEFSKIIDTSRQILFDIRARRIRPATDDKILTSWNGLAISALAKGYRITGDEQYRAAALKAAQFIRSNLYHDSLLVHSCRQMINSPGTFLEDYAYLISALCDLYEITYDFGLIEFASELATTAVPLFTDQAGNFYLSPENQAEYFIRPKDIADGALPAPGSIMIQAFLRLAAITGNENFRKQAEKGLAALSSGIAAMPQAMISAVAALDYFLSDGIEIVVVGHDGREDFMKEIYRHYIPHRVIVVSARGDEPLPLLKGRRSGGPVTAYICRNFACLRPVTTLEELKKEMDLLSEQIS; this comes from the coding sequence ATGTCGGAGTCAAATCCTGTTGAAACTGTCAAATACACTAATCACCTGATTAATGAAAGTTCGCCTTACCTTCTGGCGCATGCCCATAATCCCGTGAACTGGTACCCCTGGTCGAAAGAGGCGCTGGAAAAAGCAAAGCGTGAGGATAAACCGATCTTCCTTTCAATCGGGTACGCCGCCTGCCACTGGTGCCATGTCATGGAGGAGGAATCGTTTGCAGATGGTGAAGTCGCCGGTATTCTCAATGAAAATTATGTCGCCATAAAAGTCGACCGGGAACAGCGGCCCGATTTGGATCAGATTTATATGTCGGCTACCATGGCGATGACCGGCTCGGGTGGCTGGCCAATGTCGATCTTTCTGACTGCCGATCTCAGGCCATTCTTCGCCGGAACCTATTTCCCCCCGGATGACCGCAACGGCCGGCCCGGATTCAAGTACATTCTCACCGAGTTGGCCAAAGGGTATAAGGCTGAACGGACACATATCGAAGAGATGGCATCCAGAATTGTCGAAGCCCTGCAATCAAGCCACTCTTCTTCAGATGAAAAAGCACTTCTGGGAAAAAAGAATATTGAATCCGCTGTCCGGGCGCTTATGAATGACTATGATCCGGTTTTGGGCGGGTTCGGCCATGCCCCTAAATTTCCGCACCCGGTGAAACTGGCCTTCATGCTCAGACAATACGCCGCTTCCCGTGACAGCTTTCTTCTGACCGCGGCCGAAAAAACACTTCAGGCGATGGCTCGCGGCGGTATCTATGACCAGCTGGGCGGAGGGTTTCATCGTTACTCCACCGACGGTCGCTGGCTGGTCCCCCATTTCGAAAAAATGCTCTATGATAACGCCCTTCTGGCCTCGACCTATGGTGATGCTTATCTTATCACCGGAAAAGAAATGTACCGCCAGGTGGCCAGTGAAACTCTCGATTTCATTCTTCGAGAAATGACCGGGCCATCAGGCGCTTTCTATTCCTCTCTTGATGCCGACAGCGAGGGGGAGGAGGGAAAATTCTATCTCTGGAAAAAAGGAGAAATTGATTCTATCCTTGGCGATAAAGCCGCTCTTTTCTGCAAGTATTATAATATTACTGCCGATGGGAATTTCGAGGGGAAAACTAATATTCTCAATCTTGACAGCGCCTCCGAGCAGTACCGTGAGAGAACCGGCCTTGCCCTGGAGGAATTTTCGAAGATAATCGATACATCCAGGCAAATTCTTTTCGATATCCGCGCCCGGCGCATTCGCCCGGCTACTGATGATAAAATTCTCACTTCGTGGAACGGTCTGGCTATTTCGGCTCTGGCCAAAGGGTACCGGATTACCGGCGATGAGCAATACCGTGCGGCGGCCCTCAAGGCGGCGCAGTTCATCCGCAGCAATCTTTACCATGACAGCCTCCTGGTACACTCCTGCCGCCAGATGATAAACTCGCCGGGGACATTTCTCGAGGATTACGCCTATTTGATATCAGCCCTGTGCGACCTTTATGAAATTACATACGACTTCGGCTTGATTGAATTCGCCTCGGAATTGGCCACAACGGCCGTGCCGCTCTTTACCGATCAGGCGGGGAATTTTTATCTTTCGCCGGAAAATCAGGCGGAGTATTTTATCCGCCCCAAAGACATTGCCGATGGAGCGCTTCCGGCGCCGGGCTCGATTATGATTCAGGCATTCTTGAGACTGGCCGCAATAACCGGCAATGAAAATTTCCGGAAACAGGCGGAAAAAGGTTTGGCCGCTCTTTCCAGCGGCATCGCCGCCATGCCGCAGGCGATGATTTCGGCCGTGGCCGCCCTTGATTATTTCCTTTCCGACGGGATAGAAATTGTCGTGGTGGGCCATGATGGGCGGGAAGATTTCATGAAGGAAATCTATCGCCATTATATTCCGCACCGAGTAATAGTCGTTTCCGCGCGGGGCGACGAGCCCCTCCCCTTGTTAAAGGGACGCAGGTCCGGCGGCCCCGTCACGGCCTATATTTGCCGCAATTTTGCATGCCTCCGGCCGGTTACTACTCTAGAGGAGCTGAAAAAAGAAATGGATTTACTTTCCGAACAAATTTCTTGA
- a CDS encoding NfeD family protein: MPTIFWLWLAAAVIFLIFEIGTPTLVFACFVIGAVGAAVTSTMTHSYLIQLGVFAGLSIILIPLTRSLAKKITKPSPQPVNVDAMVGRPGLVTKKIDSHHDTGQVRVEGQIWQANAAHVIEEGTKVIVDRVIGARLVVSKADDSPKA; encoded by the coding sequence ATGCCGACAATATTCTGGCTCTGGCTGGCGGCGGCCGTAATATTTCTTATTTTTGAGATCGGAACCCCGACCCTGGTCTTTGCCTGTTTCGTGATCGGTGCGGTCGGGGCTGCGGTCACCTCGACCATGACGCATTCGTATCTGATCCAGCTGGGGGTATTTGCCGGTCTTTCGATCATCCTGATTCCGCTCACCCGCTCGTTGGCCAAGAAAATCACCAAGCCCTCGCCGCAACCGGTTAATGTTGATGCCATGGTGGGACGGCCCGGTTTGGTGACCAAGAAAATCGACTCGCATCACGATACCGGGCAGGTGCGTGTTGAGGGGCAAATCTGGCAGGCTAACGCCGCGCACGTAATCGAGGAGGGGACCAAAGTGATAGTGGATCGTGTGATCGGCGCCCGGCTGGTGGTTTCGAAAGCGGATGATAGCCCAAAGGCATAA
- a CDS encoding OsmC family protein, giving the protein MVEAKLKWTGGFRFEGVSLFGHPIATDAAKTAGGTENGYKPSELVLFGLAGCTGIDVAQILKKMRQELTGIEIEVKGYQPEEFPKPFNKIEVRYIFRGKNLDKSKIEQAINLSEEKYCMVSQTLKGMAHINSTYEIHEE; this is encoded by the coding sequence ATGGTTGAGGCTAAATTGAAATGGACCGGGGGGTTTCGGTTTGAGGGGGTTTCGCTATTTGGACATCCTATCGCCACCGATGCGGCCAAAACCGCCGGCGGCACCGAAAACGGATACAAACCGTCCGAGCTGGTGCTGTTCGGTCTGGCCGGGTGTACCGGAATTGATGTCGCTCAGATTCTTAAGAAAATGCGGCAGGAATTAACCGGAATCGAAATCGAGGTGAAGGGGTATCAGCCTGAGGAATTCCCCAAACCGTTCAATAAAATCGAAGTGCGGTACATATTCCGCGGGAAGAATCTCGATAAAAGTAAGATCGAACAGGCGATCAATCTCTCCGAGGAAAAATACTGTATGGTGAGCCAGACCCTGAAAGGGATGGCTCATATAAATTCGACATATGAAATTCATGAGGAATGA